Proteins encoded within one genomic window of Oncorhynchus mykiss isolate Arlee chromosome 27, USDA_OmykA_1.1, whole genome shotgun sequence:
- the tada2a gene encoding transcriptional adapter 2-alpha, producing the protein MDHLASFGNDPSDKPPCRGCSSNLVEPYIKCAECGPSPFLLCLQCFTRGFEFKKHESNHKYEIMTSDFPVLEPSWTAQEEMALLEAVMDCGFGNWQDVAYQMRTKNKEECEAHYMKNFINNPLFSSTLLNLRQIEEARTADTAIPFKPTDDPPRPTFDSLLSRDMAGYMPARADFMEEFDNYAEWDLKDIDFVDDDSDILHALKIAVVDIYHSRLKERGRRKKIIRDHGLINLRKFQILERRYPKEVQDLYDAMRRFARVVGPIEHDKFIESHALEFELRREIGRLQEYRRAGIQSFCSAKVYERVKQVREDERRKRTMLVDVLQYIQDGRACQQWLSKQAAIDAGITPVVTTITTSATGRRCAPPLNLTGLPGTEKLNDREKELCQVVRLVPGAYLEYKQALLNECRRQGGLRLAQARALIKIDVNKTRKIYDFLIKEGYINKA; encoded by the exons ATGGACCACTTGGCATCTTTTGGAA ATGACCCTTCTGACAAGCCCCCATGTCGAGGTTGCTCATCTAACCTGGTGGAACCCTATATAAAATGTGCGGAGTGTGGACCCTCAcctttccttctctgtctccag TGTTTTACCAGAGGGTTTGAGTTCAAGAAACATGAGAGTAATCACAAGTATGAAATCATG ACATCAGACTTCCCTGTGCTGGAACCTAGCTGGACAGCACAGGAGGAGATGGCCCTTCTGGAAGCAGTCATGGACTGTGGCTTTGGGAACTG GCAGGATGTGGCGTATCAGATGCGCACCAAAAACAAGGAGGAGTGTGAAGCCCACTACATGAAGAACTTCATCAACAAtcccctgttctcctccaccCTGCTCAACCTCAGACAGATAGAGGAGGCTCGTACTGCAGACACAGCCATTCCCTTCAAAC CCACTGACGACCCCCCCAGGCCCACCTTTGACTCCCTGTTGTCTCGAGACATGGCTGGATACATGCCTGCCAGAGCAGACTTCATGGAG GAATTTGACAACTATGCTGAGTGGGATCTGAAAGACATTGATTTTGTGGATGATGACTCAGACATACTACATG CGCTGAAGATTGCCGTTGTTGACATATACCATTCAAGgttaaaggagagaggaagaagaaagaA GATAATCCGGGACCATGGACTGATCAACCTGAGGAAGTTCCAAA TTCTGGAGCGTCGCTACCCTAAGGAGGTACAGGATCTGTATGATGCTATGAGACGTTTTGCCAGGGTGGTGGGCCCCATCGAACACGACAAGTTCATAGAGAGTCATGCAT TGGAGTTTGAGCTGAGGAGAGAGATCGGCAGGCTACAGGAGTACAGGAGAGCAGGCATCCAGTCTTTCTGCA GTGCCAAGGTGTATGAGCGTGTGAAGCAGGTGAGGGAGGATGAGCGGAGGAAGAGGACCATGCTAGTTGATGTGCTGCAGTACATTCAGGACGGACGGGCCTGCCAGCAGTGGCTCAGCAAACAGGCTGCCAT TGACGCTGGTATCACTCCTGTtgtcaccaccatcaccacatcag CAACAGGCAGGAGATGCGCCCCTCCTCTCAACCTGACTGGCCTGCCAGGGACAGAGAAGCTCAACGACAGGGAGAAAGAG TTGTGCCAGGTGGTGCGTCTGGTGCCAGGTGCCTACCTGGAGTACAAGCAGGCTCTGCTGAACGAGTGCAGGCGGCAGGGTGGTCTACGGCTGGCACAGGCCCGGGCACTCATCAAGATCGACGTCAACAAGACACGCAAGATCTACGACTTCCTGATCAAGGAGGGCTACATCAACAAAGCCTAG